The following is a genomic window from Raphanus sativus cultivar WK10039 unplaced genomic scaffold, ASM80110v3 Scaffold0873, whole genome shotgun sequence.
TGTTTAACGTCGACAGCTTTACACGAGACTACGAAATCTGTATACAGTCCCGTACTGGAAGAAAAAAGTACAATCTTAAGCAAGCTCTTACAGGAAAACGTAAAATGAAATTTGAATTCAACGGGAAAGTAAATAGTGTTTATGGAGAGCTAAATCAGAAGATGGACTCTCTAATTGAACACCTACGAGGAATGGAAGACAAAATTGCTAACCTTGCGACAACTCTAAAAAGAGAGACAGGTCGTCTTCCTGGAAGGACCGATGCTAATCCTGGAGCAAAACGCCAGGCATATGCCGTGATGTTGCGAAGCGGAAAACGCCTTGAAACGAATCCCAGAGAAGATGtcagaaataaaatattcatcGATAACGCGGGAAAAAGCAATTCCGACCCCATAGAACTTCTTGATAACGACTCCGACTTAGGAACATCAGAACAAAGAAAAAGTTCTTCAAATGAAAAGAGTCAGGGGAAGGCTATAGATTTAGACGAAGAAAATCCCGGTGCCGAAGTCAAAATCGACCATATGGACGAACCACATGTCGATTGATCCTCTAGGAAGGAAAACGATCGACCGTCTGGTGGCACCAGCAATAGCAATACACGATCTACCGGGACTGAAAGAATCTATAGAGCTCCTCCCCCatttcctccaaacaaaccGCAAACTAAGAAAGCATTGGAACATGCAATCTGCAAAAAGGCTTTCGATAAAATCAATTTCGAGACATCCCTCAGTGACGCTCTTAAGATAGCCCCTTCGGTGAAAAAGTACATGAAAGATATGATATCCTCAAGTGGAGAACAAAGCGTCATGCTGGTATCAGAGGAAGTAAGTGCGATAATACAAGGAGGGACTGCAATTAAAAGGTCTGACCCTGGTAGTTTTGTCCTAGATTGTAAGATACAAAACGCACGTTTTCCTCGATCTCTTTGTGATCTTGGCTCTAGTGTAAAACTCATGCCACACTCTGTAGCAGTTTCACTTGGTTATGATGTATTTGTCCCAACGCCTATCACATTAGTTCTAGCCGATCGCTCTATTAGGGTACCTGAGGGAATCCTGGTAGATGTGCCAGTCAAAATTGATGATTGCTTCATACCAGCAGATTTTGTCGTACTCAAGTATAAACAAGTGCCGAAAGACCCCCTTATATTAGGACGGCCCTTTTTAGCTACATCAGGAGCAATAATAGATTGTAGAGGAGGAAAGATTGATTTAAATGTCGGAGATATATCAATGAACTTCGACATGgaaaaactattaaaacgtCCTCTGATAGACGATCGTGCCTTTTACACAGAAGAAGATTCTGAGCTGGAAAAAGAATACCTTACGGATATATGTGCCACAAATTCATCAGACGACACATTCACTCCTGATGAACAAGAAATTCTGAACGTAGATAGCAGAACAGAAGATTATTCGAATCTTATGGACGCAAGTATCAGAGATAcaaatgaagaaaatgatgattctGAAATCATTACGGATAAGTTCCTTAGGGAAACTATTGATCGttcattttcttcatcaacCAAATGGACTAAAGAAAAAGCGCCCAAGGTGGAActgaaaccacttccagctgGCCTGAAATATGCATTCCTTTGCGATAAATCATACCCTGTCATTGTTAACGCTAATCTCACGAATGGAAAGCTTGCACTTCTTTTGAACAAGCTGCGTAAATATCGGAGAGCGATCGGGTATTCTCTTGAGGATATTCCCGGAATAGCTCCTGATCTTTGCATGCACCGCATCCACCTCGAAGAAGATGCAAAAACGTCTATAGAACAGCAAAGAAGACTCAACCCAAACCTAAAAGAGGTAGTGAAAAAGGAGATAATTAAACTTCTGGATGCAGGAGTTATATATCCTATCTCAGATAGTAAATGGGTAAACCCTGTGCATGTTGTACCAAAGAAAGGAGGGATCACGGTGGTTAAAAACGATAAAGATGAACTTATCCCTACACGCACTGTTACTGGACATCGAATGTGTATTGACTACAGGAAACTGAATGCTGCTACAAGAAAAGACCATTTTCCTCTACCTTTCATCGATCAAATGCTCGAAAGACTGGCTAACCATAAATATTACTGTTTTCTTGACGGATATTCGGGATTTTTCCAAATACCGATACATcctgaagatcaagaaaagacaacttttacttgtccttacggaacatttgcatatcgcagaatgccatttggactatgtAACGCACCAGCCACTTTCCAACACTGCATGATGTCAATATTCACGGATATGATCGAAGATTTTATGGAAGTTTTTATGGacgatttttcggtttatgGATCAAGTTTTAAGGATTGTTTAGACAACCTGTGCAAGGTATTGGAAAGATGTGAAGAAAAGAATCTTGTCCTAAATTGGGAAAAATGCCATTTCATGGTGAACGATGGTATAGTCCTTGAAAACAAAGTTTCCGCAGCAGGAATAGAAGTAGATAGAGCCAAAATTGAAGTAATGACTGGGCTACCAGCACCCACAAACGTTAGAGACATACGAAGTTTCCTTGGACATGCTGGATTTTACAGACGATTCATACAAGATTTCAGTAAAATTGCTAGACCCCTGAACAATCTTTTGTGCAAGGAagttaaattcgattttacgcCAGAATGTAAGAAAGCTTTCGAAGCGCTGAAGAAGTCTCTTATAACTGCCCCAGTCGTACAACCACCCGATTGGAATCTCCCTTTCGAGATTATGTGCGATGCGAGTGATTTCGCGGTTGGAGCAGTTCTAGGACAACGAAAAGATAAGAAGTTACACGCTATATACTATGCGAGTCGCACACTCGACGAAGCGCAACGGAACTACTCTACCACAGAAAAAGAATTGCTAGCAGTGGTTTATGCTTTCGAAAAATTCCGCCAATACTTAGTTGGAGCACATGTTAtagtccacactgatcatgctgccatcaaatatttaatgcaGAAGAAAGATGCTAAACCAAGACTAATAAGATGGATCTTGTTACTCCAAGAGTTCGATATCGAAATTAAAGATAAAACAGGAGTAGACAACGGTGTCGCTGATCATCTTTCCAGGATTCGAATTGAGGATAAAGTTCCTATAGACGATTTCTTTCCTACAGAGAATATAGCTCTTTTGGACACATCATTCATAGGTCACATATCGCTCATATCTGACGGATTGCTGGACGAATCAAATGGCAAATTGACGACTGACACTACTGATAAAAGATCAATCATATCCATCAGCGACAGAACATCAACAGAACTTATTAACATACCAATTAAGGTTGCTTGTAATGCTTTGAATCATAATATATCTGATGTCTATCTACAAGAAGCAAATGCGATTGGACGGAATATCAAAGATCGACCTTGGTATGCTGATATAGTCAACTATTTAGCCGCCGATTTTGAACCAGAAAACTTAAAAGGTTATGAACGAAAGAAATTCTTTCGTGAAGTTCAGAGGTACCACTGGGATGAGCCCTATCTCTACAAACACTGTTAGAAGATGCGTCTCTGAAGCTGAAATTCCAAACATTATTTACCAATGTCATAGCTCTGATTACGCAGGACATTTCGccacttttaaaacagtttccaaaATTCTCCAAGCAGGATTTTGGTGGCCAACAGCATTTCGCGATGTTCATGCTCATATAGCACAATGCGACAGATGTCAGCggagaggaaaaataagcaagagacatgagatggaACAAAAATTTATCTTGGAAGTAGAAGTTTTCGACTGGTTGGGAATAGATTTTATGGGTCCTTTCCCATCTTCTTATGGCAACAAATATATCCTGGTCGCTGTAGACTACGTCTCAAAATGGGTTGAGGCAGTTGCCTCTCCCACAAATGATGTGTCCGTAGTTATCAAACTTTTCAAGAGCATCAttttcccaagatttggagttccaAGAATAGTCATTAGTGACGGTGGATCACATTTCATAAACAAAGTTTTCGAGAGATTGCTTGAGAAACATGGTGTCCACCATCGAGTAGCTACACCCTATCACCCACAAACCAGTGGACAAGTGGAAGTGTCGAACCGACAAATCAAGGAAATCTTGGAAAAGACTGTCCGAATAGATAGGAAAGATTGGTCTCGCAAATTGGACAATGCCTTATGGGCATATCGGACCGCCTATAAAACACCACTGGGTACGAGACCCTTTCACTTGCTGTACGGAAAATCATGCCATTTACCAGTTGAACTGGAGCACAAGGCAGCCTGGGCAaccaaattgttaaattttgatattaagccAGCTGCCGAGAGACGACTAATTCAGCTCAACGAGCTCGATGAAATTCGACATTTGGCATATGAAAATTCGAAGTTATATAAGGAACGAACAAAAGGTTATCACGATAAGAAGATCCTATCTCGACGCTTTGAACCGAACGATCAAGTTCTCTTATATAACTCCAGATTAAACCTTTTCCCTGGAAAACTAAAATCTCGTTGGTCAGGACCTTTTACAATTAAGGAAGTAAAACCTTCCGGAgcactaacgatcgttagtgaAGAAGGCGACGAGTTTACAGTAAACGGGCAACGAGTAAAGCATTATTGGGCCAAACCACCAGATATAAAGCCCCTTTCGCTGCTACCACCCGGTGATAACTAAAAGCAGTTATCCTAAGTCgagctaaagactttaaactaagcgctgaatgggaggcaacccattttccttttgtttattttatttttcatttaatattttcatccctatgtttaaaattttattttcaatcttcattttatttttatttatttcatttagttAGAAATTTTAATCATTAGTTAGTAACATTTACATTATTTCCAACGCATATGCATAAAATCGATCGATAACAACaatgctgtgtcgatcgacacggGGATGTCGAGGCAACTTCTCATTTAACTCGACATCCGCCTCCTTTTTCCTTATTTCGCAAACCCTAGCCGAATCCTAAAACTTCCTTTTCTCTCTCGATTCTTGGCAATTTCCATTGAATCTTTGCCCAAAACCACTCGATTTCAAGCCCTCCATCTGTTTTCATTTGCATTTCTCTCATTatccaaggtattaatccgaaattctctttggattggaaccctagggtttgggttttcaATTTGGGAAAATCGGGTCGATTTGGTGCAAATTCTAGGGCGTTTTAGATGTTTACATCGGTTATCTAGTTGCTAGGATAGTTTGTTATGTCCAATCTTCTTTTTCGATTCGTTTTCGTATGGACTGTTGAAATTGCAGGTTTCGCGAGttgctatcgatcgacacagactttgtcctgtcgatcgatttccGATTCTATGATGACCACTGATCTGAtctgtcgatcgacacacacgAGTGTGCATCGGTCGATATTACACTCTTTCACGAATCAATGCTAACTTACtcgttttacttttcttttcagatgagcACAGATTCGgacactgagagagagaggaggacgaagaggaGGAGTGATCCCGCTGGCCCATCAAACCGCCGGATACCTCGAGTCCCGAGAGACGACGAGAGGCCCCCATGGCCACATGTGGATAAGACCCCCATCGCTTACAGGGAGGGTCGCGACTTCTCGGACCCGAGGGCAGTCGTCTCCAGCAGAGAGTGTACCGATAGAGCACTCACAGAGCAGTGGGACGACTTCGACAGCCTGCACTACAACGCCTGgatcgatgtcgacatcgagcCTACACGCTTCATTGACCCGGAGGTCACACACAAGATGCGGATCCAGGATGATCTGTATGCGATGATCGCTCAGCTCGGGTTGGGCACCATGGCCACACACGCCTACGACCTCCACGTTCCATTGGTCCGCCAGTTCATGGCCTCTGTCCGTCTCACCTACCGCCCTGACGGTCCTAAAGTAGCGGGCGACGGTGTGCTCTCTTTCTTTGCTCGAGGGAAGAGATATTCGATCACCATCCCCCAGCTCTGCAGCATTTACGGTTTTGAGGAGGATTCGTCATCTTGCAGGTTCTCGCCTCTCCCTGGTGTGAACGACTTCTGGAAGATCATAGGCACCGGCAGTTGGAGCGGCTCAGCGACTCAGTCTGACGTTCGTCATCCGACTCTACGCTACTTCCTACGGGCTATTGCCAACACTCTGTTGTGCAAGATGGAGCCCAACAAGGTGCGCCTGCATGATCTCTCACTGCTCTTCCCAGCAGTGAACGGACTGGTCGATCTCTCTCACCTCGACACTGCGGGACTGGTAGTCCCCAACCTTGGAGCTCTCTTCGCCGAACATCTGAtctcactgaagaagaaacccttCACGGGTTCGGGTAGGAAGAAGGAGAGTGTGGGTAGTCTTCTCACACCGATCTTTGAGTTATGTGGTGTCCGTCTGGACAGGAGTACCGCAGACCGCCGCCATCTCTTCATGGACGAGCAGCACCTGACGCACTGCGTCTGGCTCAACGAGAGCCTTCTTTGGTTTTTCAGGATTGACCGCCGCTTCCGTATGTTTCAGCTCCCGCACGCATCACTCACTGACTTCGACCATCAGGTCGACAGGATCCGGTTCAGGCCCGACGACGAGTTCCTATTGGAGCTCACCACCGAATCTCGCCAGGAACCGATGGAGCGTGGTGTTGGAGGATCGCAGGCAGCTCCCGCAGCTCCCCTTCCCGACTTCCCAGACATACCAGACGTCCCGATGCCTGAGGCAGATTTTCAGAGGACGGTCATGAGTGCCCTACGAGCCATCTGGGCTCGAGTCACGCGACCACCATGTGCAAACAGGAGGAGTGTCAGAGCATCAGACCCAGGACCATCTCACCAGTACCAGcaggaggaggacgaggaggcCGCCGACTAGCCTTCTTAGCTCTTCTCTTTATCtttcagactttttatttttatgtttatgtttcggATTTGCAGGATTTACATTCTTaaacttatctatgttttatgcttttgcACTATTTCGTATGCTTAATTTCCTTTGTGTTTGGACTGACAACAGAGCTAACTTGAGAGTCAAGCTAGACAAGTGAGTGAGTCCCGTGCTAACACATTATCACACATTCTGTCTGATACTGTCGATCGACACCGTCTAtggtacatcgatcgacaggaaCGACAGAAAGGTACGACACTTTGCTTCATTATCTCCATTTttaacttttcatatttttatcttGCCATCTTATTATTACACCGAGacggtgtaatttaagtctgggggagagtgtcactaacatttatcaattatcatctatttttatcatatacACCAACCTATTTTCAATTCTATTTTCCAAAAGTTAAAATCGTTTTTcgagtcaaaaagaaaaaaattatatatttatgattttctaaaCCGTTCTTTGGCGTTACTCTAGACTTATTTACCACAGATTGcactagagataccaaagtggatcaacctgtcagtTAGCCGCACTTGCCCAGATTGTTTAAAGAAATCGAAGCTagcctccaacctaatactgactagtttagcttgtcttggggcttggtatacatcggatcggaatcctcctacaagacTGAAAAGGTACAAGTCTGTGCTATTCTGGCTCCCCTCCTtttctctcttcggcatctcaaagatctaagtttataaagaaaagattgaaatgatttcttgagaggcagaggggtaggagtgtctcctgcgaccccagtgtTCTAAAtttcaaggatgatcacacattgtggaaacgaggggtaggagtgattcctgcgaccccattattcgctacactttgccaaaaaatgtatgagttacaatccAAATGTCAATAAGACGGACTAGATGCCTATGTGgaatcgaaacctgttgaaattgaaactaataagagatccagagaagagagattaGAGGAGAAAAGAATTGGAAAAGACTACCTGCTCaggaaacttgtttgagttgaatccatgtgtctttTGATCGATATCCCCAAGGTAAAGCacgcacttttattttatgctaagaaatgaggttagtaaaggagaattttagacaagatctgctaagttgttggatagatgaatttggttgctagaCTAGGATAAGGTATAAATGTGCATTTGTGGTTGAGACCGTTTAGATTCTTATGACAAGGAAGTGAGGATTTTTAAGTTTCCAAAAATAAGAGTCAGGTTGTTTTCAAACACTCCTTCGGAGAGACTATtgattgttttgcttgaggacaagcaaaagagtaagtctgggggagttgatataccatgaatttcacccgtttttagccatggtatataagagtttCCAATCATATTTACTTCATTTTCAaggtattttagagtattttcaggcacatgtacttaattgaagaaagcaatacttttaaGGCACTTTTGAAGTATtttcacgaatgaagaatcgaccgataggaatcaTGCGAGGTCGGGCGATTAGAGTCacttacaatcgatcgacagtgatggaagagtgtcgatcgatatttaaTCATTCGATGGACtacgatttagaagattttcgAGTATCATAAAGTGTgctatttacacatttagtccctggccgcctgttaggctttatatactagggttttgtatcattttagaggcagacttgcctagagacctattggagaagagaagcaatttggctaccttaggagaagagttagagttggagagatagatctgagactgcaaaacagagaagatcttgaactccctttttatcttactcattactctttgtgttccttatttcatattaaattttattcaaaccatcatgatcttgtctctcatgaatatgtctgagtaaacctaattgtta
Proteins encoded in this region:
- the LOC130503231 gene encoding uncharacterized protein LOC130503231 codes for the protein MLTYSFYFSFQMSTDSDTERERRTKRRSDPAGPSNRRIPRVPRDDERPPWPHVDKTPIAYREGRDFSDPRAVVSSRECTDRALTEQWDDFDSLHYNAWIDVDIEPTRFIDPEVTHKMRIQDDLYAMIAQLGLGTMATHAYDLHVPLVRQFMASVRLTYRPDGPKVAGDGVLSFFARGKRYSITIPQLCSIYGFEEDSSSCRFSPLPGVNDFWKIIGTGSWSGSATQSDVRHPTLRYFLRAIANTLLCKMEPNKVRLHDLSLLFPAVNGLVDLSHLDTAGLVVPNLGALFAEHLISLKKKPFTGSGRKKESVGSLLTPIFELCGVRLDRSTADRRHLFMDEQHLTHCVWLNESLLWFFRIDRRFRMFQLPHASLTDFDHQVDRIRFRPDDEFLLELTTESRQEPMERGVGGSQAAPAAPLPDFPDIPDVPMPEADFQRTVMSALRAIWARVTRPPCANRRSVRASDPGPSHQYQQEEDEEAAD